In Fibrobacter sp. UWEL, one genomic interval encodes:
- a CDS encoding outer membrane protein assembly factor: MLFVLLMVVGFAQAQLLDMSEMSESYMAENKIHKVKVEGMVHMDERSVLSRIGIRDGQNYAPSALSEKVQSSVTSLYESGLFDDVTAWVDYVGEGTDVDLIFKVKELPALDTAVIDGADEVSEDDLRLKIRLIPGRVYSKSQLERDRQAILEHYRSEGYLLAEVGYRETPVDENRNMVTFIVREGEKVKVREFDIQGNDNVPREDILDHMLTKQDQWWGGGEFKEVVFNADRDTVLNAIRHFGYLDAELTEYSAEYLPDSTCLFYMGRMVPLGEKLEPLYTLINSSLEDTSSVFYKMAGKPTMQVTHLFRNHRRIGEKQWVTRPMPKVKSEEDAWKYLNDIIRYEDSRKEWLSRVEGQKWSNPKIDSLLKIKKRTQYEDKLLVRYMIEDLCPMLNKYDQIKTSSAIIVHIHMNEGRRYYMGGLHFSGNEVLNDQMLKYAFRLDSGMVFDQYLYDASKKALLEAYREDGYLFAQYEEERTFENDSVVNLSYKLTEGLPAQIHKVHIHGNTKTNEKVIRREVRLFPGDTYRQSSLERSFREIMQLNYFDMVIPDIKVVGEQEVDLDFAVQEKEAGTGQFSLGVSYSQSDGLVGTASISIPNCCMGDGQAASLSVEYGTDKKSASISFQEPWLLDKPITLGASLSYTWWNMEDYDEPDITRYGGSVYLGKRLKWPDDYFYGQIGYSWLMNKQGKNIPGSYVVNTGIESSLNFRLLRDDKNLPQFPTDGSRYVLDVQWADKMFGSDFNFVKTELTVKWWFPIFRDRLTLALTNEYGIIMGDRLQNRILYSMGGVMGYEGMMRGYSSGSIGYSRLGRSFQYVGAELQLGLVPQTFYLLPFFFDAGNVFGDRITRKSKVDEPSRSPLAEWDPTSLKKDIGFGFRVVVPMLGIIGFDFAWPLDKGETYSGTTREKVGDMEFNFVIGQGF; this comes from the coding sequence TTGCTTTTTGTACTGTTGATGGTGGTTGGTTTTGCCCAGGCACAGCTTTTGGATATGTCGGAAATGTCCGAAAGTTATATGGCTGAAAATAAGATCCACAAGGTGAAGGTGGAAGGTATGGTCCATATGGATGAACGTTCGGTTCTGAGCCGAATTGGTATCCGTGATGGACAGAATTATGCTCCTTCTGCACTTTCTGAAAAGGTTCAGTCTTCTGTGACTTCCTTGTACGAATCTGGTTTGTTTGACGATGTGACTGCCTGGGTGGATTATGTGGGCGAGGGCACGGATGTGGACTTGATCTTCAAGGTGAAGGAACTTCCTGCTCTTGATACTGCCGTGATCGATGGCGCTGACGAAGTTTCTGAAGACGATTTGCGCTTGAAGATCCGCCTGATTCCGGGTCGTGTGTATAGTAAGAGCCAGTTGGAACGTGACCGTCAGGCTATTTTGGAACATTATCGTTCTGAAGGTTACCTGCTGGCAGAAGTGGGCTATCGCGAAACTCCTGTGGATGAAAATCGCAATATGGTGACTTTCATTGTTCGTGAAGGTGAAAAGGTCAAGGTTCGCGAATTTGATATTCAGGGCAATGACAACGTTCCCCGCGAAGATATTCTGGATCATATGCTGACCAAGCAGGACCAGTGGTGGGGCGGTGGCGAATTTAAGGAAGTGGTTTTCAATGCGGACCGCGACACGGTGCTGAACGCCATTCGTCACTTTGGTTACCTTGATGCAGAACTGACTGAATATAGCGCTGAATATCTGCCGGACTCTACCTGCCTGTTCTATATGGGCCGTATGGTTCCCCTGGGCGAAAAACTGGAACCTCTCTATACTTTGATCAATTCTTCCCTGGAAGATACTTCCTCGGTGTTCTATAAGATGGCGGGCAAGCCTACCATGCAGGTTACCCATCTCTTCCGTAACCATCGCCGCATTGGCGAAAAACAGTGGGTGACTCGTCCTATGCCCAAGGTCAAGTCTGAGGAAGATGCCTGGAAGTACTTGAACGATATTATCCGTTACGAGGATTCCCGTAAGGAATGGCTGTCCAGAGTGGAAGGTCAGAAGTGGAGCAACCCCAAGATTGATTCCTTGCTGAAGATCAAGAAGCGTACCCAGTACGAAGACAAGTTGCTGGTCCGCTACATGATTGAAGATCTTTGCCCCATGCTGAACAAGTATGACCAGATCAAGACTTCCAGTGCCATTATTGTTCATATCCATATGAACGAGGGCCGTCGTTACTATATGGGTGGTCTCCACTTCTCCGGTAACGAAGTGCTGAACGACCAGATGTTGAAGTACGCCTTCCGTCTGGATAGTGGCATGGTGTTCGACCAGTATCTGTACGATGCATCCAAGAAGGCTCTTCTGGAAGCATATCGTGAAGATGGTTACCTGTTTGCTCAGTACGAAGAAGAACGTACTTTCGAAAATGACTCCGTGGTGAACCTGTCCTACAAGTTGACGGAAGGCCTGCCCGCCCAGATCCATAAGGTTCATATCCACGGCAACACCAAGACTAACGAAAAGGTGATCCGTCGTGAAGTCCGCCTGTTCCCGGGTGACACCTACCGCCAGTCTTCTCTGGAACGTTCCTTCCGTGAAATCATGCAGTTGAACTACTTCGACATGGTTATCCCCGACATTAAGGTGGTGGGTGAACAGGAAGTGGATCTTGACTTTGCCGTGCAGGAAAAGGAAGCTGGTACGGGTCAGTTCAGCCTTGGCGTATCCTATAGCCAGAGCGATGGACTTGTGGGTACTGCAAGTATTTCTATTCCTAACTGCTGTATGGGTGACGGCCAGGCTGCATCTCTCAGCGTTGAATATGGTACGGACAAGAAGAGTGCTTCTATCAGCTTCCAGGAACCCTGGCTCTTGGATAAGCCCATTACCTTGGGTGCCAGCTTGAGCTACACCTGGTGGAACATGGAAGACTACGATGAACCGGATATTACCCGTTACGGTGGTAGCGTCTACCTGGGTAAGCGCCTGAAGTGGCCTGATGACTACTTCTACGGTCAGATTGGTTACAGCTGGCTCATGAACAAGCAGGGTAAGAATATTCCGGGTAGTTACGTTGTTAATACCGGTATCGAATCCTCCTTGAACTTCCGTCTGCTTCGTGATGACAAGAACCTGCCTCAGTTCCCCACCGATGGTTCTCGCTACGTTCTTGACGTGCAGTGGGCTGACAAGATGTTCGGCAGTGACTTCAACTTCGTGAAGACGGAACTGACCGTGAAGTGGTGGTTCCCCATCTTCCGCGATCGTCTGACTCTCGCCTTGACTAACGAATATGGCATCATTATGGGTGACCGCCTGCAGAATCGAATTCTGTACTCTATGGGTGGCGTCATGGGCTACGAAGGCATGATGCGTGGTTACAGCTCTGGCTCTATCGGTTATAGCCGTCTGGGTCGTAGCTTCCAGTATGTAGGTGCTGAACTCCAGCTGGGCCTTGTTCCCCAGACCTTCTACCTGTTGCCCTTCTTCTTTGATGCTGGTAACGTGTTCGGTGATCGCATTACTCGTAAGTCTAAGGTGGATGAACCTTCCCGTAGCCCGCTTGCTGAATGGGATCCCACTAGCCTGAAGAAGGATATTGGTTTCGGTTTCCGTGTGGTTGTTCCTATGCTGGGTATTATCGGCTTCGATTTCGCATGGCCTCTGGATAAGGGTGAAACCTACAGCGGCACTACTCGCGAAAAGGTGGGCGACATGGAATTCAACTTCGTGATCGGTCAGGGATTCTAA
- a CDS encoding OmpH family outer membrane protein gives MLKKLLVLISLVTLLGTSASFAEDGLRIAHVDSKLIFDGYKGTKKAQEEYDRQVAKWEQQGNLLQKELSAIKEKLDKQVLMLSDEKKRELEAEYAKKDTELKNFIDRVYGRKGELISENEKVSGPIIQLIRKAVNEIALQEGYDMVVDRATGAVLFWKKENDLTQKVLDYLNNR, from the coding sequence ATGCTGAAAAAGTTGTTGGTTCTGATTTCTTTGGTGACCCTGCTGGGCACAAGCGCAAGTTTTGCTGAAGACGGCCTGCGTATTGCCCATGTGGATTCCAAGCTGATCTTCGATGGTTACAAGGGTACCAAGAAGGCTCAGGAAGAATACGACCGTCAGGTGGCAAAGTGGGAACAGCAGGGTAACTTGCTGCAGAAGGAACTTTCCGCCATTAAGGAAAAGTTGGACAAGCAGGTTCTTATGCTTTCTGACGAAAAGAAGCGTGAACTGGAAGCGGAATACGCCAAGAAGGATACGGAACTGAAAAACTTCATTGACCGCGTCTATGGACGTAAGGGTGAACTGATTTCTGAAAACGAAAAGGTCAGCGGTCCCATTATCCAGTTGATCCGCAAGGCTGTAAATGAAATTGCCCTGCAGGAAGGTTACGACATGGTGGTGGATCGTGCTACGGGTGCCGTTCTTTTCTGGAAGAAGGAAAACGACTTGACCCAAAAAGTTCTGGATTACTTGAACAATCGCTAG
- the ettA gene encoding energy-dependent translational throttle protein EttA, protein MADNKAEKFVFYMYKMCKSYPNKEVLKDISLSFYYGAKIGIIGQNGAGKSTLLRIMAGIDKEFQGEAWIEPGRTAGYLPQEPQLDPNLTVKENVMQAVAKKQAVLDRFNEISMKFAEPMEDDEMNKLLDEQAKLQDIIDAQDLWSLDRNIEIAMDALRCPPGDWPVTNLSGGEKRRVALCRLLLEEPDLLLLDEPTNHLDAETVAWLERHLREYKGSVILVTHDRYFLDNVTGWILEIDRGRGIPWEGNYAQWLDQKLDRMKNEEKGESDRQKRLAREQEWVKQSPKARQAKNKARLKAYEELLAEDSREKINVAQIHIANGNRLGDIVIQAEHLQKAFGEKVLFDDLNFSLPRSGIVGIIGPNGAGKTTLFKMITGSEKPDGGTLKIGETVQIISMEQGRDSLDDTKTVWESITGGCDEIMVGDRKMNGRAYCGLFNFTGAAQQKKLNTLSGGERNRVLMAKNLQQPGNLLFLDEPTNDLDIETLQALEQAILKFAGCAVIISHDRWFLDRIATHILAYEGDSKVVWFEGNWSEYEADRRKRLGEDAENPKPIKYKTLTRN, encoded by the coding sequence ATGGCCGATAATAAAGCAGAAAAGTTTGTATTCTACATGTATAAGATGTGCAAGTCTTACCCCAACAAGGAAGTCTTGAAGGACATCTCCCTTAGCTTCTACTATGGCGCTAAGATTGGTATTATCGGTCAGAACGGTGCTGGTAAGTCTACGCTTCTGCGTATTATGGCTGGTATCGATAAGGAATTCCAGGGCGAAGCTTGGATTGAACCGGGCCGTACCGCAGGTTACCTGCCCCAGGAACCCCAGCTGGATCCGAACCTTACCGTTAAGGAAAACGTGATGCAGGCTGTGGCTAAGAAGCAGGCCGTTCTGGATCGCTTTAACGAAATCTCCATGAAGTTCGCGGAACCGATGGAAGATGATGAAATGAACAAGCTCCTGGATGAACAGGCAAAGCTTCAGGACATCATCGACGCTCAGGACCTGTGGAGCCTGGACCGCAATATTGAAATTGCTATGGACGCCCTCCGTTGCCCGCCGGGTGACTGGCCGGTGACCAACCTTTCCGGTGGTGAAAAGCGCCGTGTGGCTCTGTGCCGCCTGCTGCTTGAAGAACCGGACCTGCTTTTGCTGGACGAACCTACCAACCATCTGGATGCAGAAACTGTTGCATGGCTGGAACGTCACCTTCGTGAATACAAGGGTTCCGTCATTCTCGTGACCCATGACCGTTACTTCCTGGATAATGTTACCGGTTGGATTCTTGAAATCGACCGCGGTCGCGGCATTCCTTGGGAAGGTAACTATGCTCAGTGGCTGGACCAGAAGCTTGATCGCATGAAGAACGAAGAAAAGGGCGAATCTGACCGTCAGAAGCGCCTGGCTCGTGAACAGGAATGGGTCAAGCAGAGCCCGAAGGCTCGCCAGGCCAAGAATAAGGCTCGTCTTAAGGCTTACGAAGAACTTCTTGCTGAAGATTCTAGAGAAAAGATCAATGTGGCTCAGATCCACATTGCTAACGGTAACCGTCTGGGTGACATCGTTATTCAGGCAGAACACCTGCAGAAGGCCTTTGGTGAAAAGGTGCTCTTCGACGATTTGAACTTCAGTCTGCCTCGCTCTGGTATCGTGGGCATTATCGGTCCCAACGGCGCTGGTAAGACCACTCTCTTTAAGATGATTACCGGCTCTGAAAAGCCCGATGGCGGTACCTTGAAGATTGGCGAAACTGTCCAGATCATTAGTATGGAACAGGGCCGTGATTCTCTGGATGATACCAAGACCGTTTGGGAATCCATTACCGGTGGCTGCGACGAAATTATGGTGGGCGACCGCAAGATGAATGGCCGCGCTTACTGTGGCTTGTTCAACTTTACGGGCGCTGCCCAGCAGAAGAAACTGAACACTCTGTCTGGTGGTGAACGTAACCGCGTTCTCATGGCTAAGAACCTGCAGCAGCCCGGCAACCTGTTGTTCCTGGACGAACCTACCAACGATTTGGATATCGAAACCCTCCAGGCTTTGGAACAGGCAATCCTCAAGTTCGCAGGCTGCGCCGTGATCATCTCCCATGACCGCTGGTTCCTGGACCGTATCGCAACTCATATCCTTGCTTACGAAGGCGACTCCAAGGTTGTCTGGTTCGAAGGTAACTGGAGCGAATACGAAGCAGATCGCCGCAAGCGTCTGGGCGAAGATGCGGAAAACCCCAAGCCCATCAAGTACAAGACGCTGACAAGAAATTAA
- a CDS encoding ABC transporter permease: MILHVLKHELRLIFREPRFWIPFVIPPVLLAASQGIAVSRYGGQIMQGMEGYMMLLLGCLMAPMGAPLAADSFAGERERNSLELLQLSPVKPADLFWGKLLAVLPFPLIFSLFCQLVYFAVHMDSVSGCIAVAAILGSMSACLLVNAFSLLLSLKAKTVRAATQGTLFFIVPLLLLVQFGYQTFLQNLMVPVMTLVLSLAVCGVATVLGMRKFISL; this comes from the coding sequence ATGATTCTTCACGTTCTTAAACATGAGCTGCGATTGATTTTCCGGGAGCCCCGCTTCTGGATTCCTTTTGTGATTCCACCGGTACTGTTAGCTGCATCTCAAGGAATTGCAGTGTCTCGCTATGGCGGGCAGATTATGCAGGGCATGGAAGGATACATGATGCTATTGCTAGGTTGCCTCATGGCGCCTATGGGTGCGCCCCTTGCTGCCGATAGCTTTGCCGGTGAACGTGAAAGAAACTCCCTGGAGTTGCTGCAGCTTTCTCCTGTAAAGCCTGCGGATTTGTTCTGGGGTAAGCTTCTTGCAGTGTTGCCGTTCCCTTTGATATTTTCTTTGTTTTGCCAGCTGGTGTATTTTGCGGTGCATATGGATTCTGTTAGCGGTTGCATCGCGGTTGCCGCCATTCTCGGCTCCATGTCTGCTTGCCTTTTGGTGAACGCCTTCTCACTATTGCTTTCGTTGAAGGCGAAGACCGTAAGGGCTGCTACTCAAGGCACCTTGTTCTTTATTGTTCCGTTGTTGCTTTTGGTGCAGTTCGGGTACCAAACTTTCCTGCAAAATTTGATGGTGCCTGTGATGACGCTGGTTCTTTCGCTTGCTGTTTGCGGGGTGGCAACAGTCCTTGGAATGCGCAAGTTTATCAGTTTATAA
- a CDS encoding DUF1848 domain-containing protein, protein MIISASIRTDIPAFYSRWFLNRIRDGYVLVRNPYNQDYITRYELAPSVVDCLFFCTKNPTPLLPHLDELAAYRWMWHVTLTPYGKDIEPNVPDKRFIVEQFQKLSEMVNAHNGGEDAVQWRYDPICITGRYTVEQHVKSFEVMAALLEGYTRTCIISFVDIYNCVTKNFPELRPVSWEDQVTITKAFVEIGRQHNITIKTCVENAALAEFGADCSGCSTPAVFEQALGLLQHGLTFSPPKKKYAREECSACVVGGDIGNYSNCPHLCRYCYANYGKGQVLSKHNMHDPDSPLLIGNVKPDEIIHQAKQISWIKKKPSVQPDLFQ, encoded by the coding sequence ATGATTATATCAGCCAGCATCCGCACGGACATTCCAGCTTTCTATTCCAGATGGTTCTTGAATAGAATCCGCGACGGTTATGTGCTGGTTCGCAATCCCTACAATCAGGATTACATCACCCGCTACGAGCTGGCCCCAAGCGTTGTGGATTGCCTATTCTTCTGCACAAAGAATCCGACTCCACTCCTCCCCCATCTAGATGAGCTTGCTGCCTACCGCTGGATGTGGCACGTAACCCTCACGCCCTACGGCAAGGACATTGAGCCCAACGTTCCCGACAAGAGATTTATCGTGGAACAATTCCAGAAACTCTCGGAAATGGTCAACGCCCACAATGGCGGAGAGGACGCAGTCCAGTGGCGTTACGACCCCATCTGCATTACAGGCCGTTACACCGTCGAGCAGCACGTCAAGTCCTTCGAAGTCATGGCCGCCCTTCTGGAAGGCTACACCCGCACCTGTATCATCAGCTTCGTGGACATTTATAATTGCGTCACCAAGAACTTTCCGGAACTTCGCCCCGTCTCCTGGGAAGATCAAGTGACCATTACAAAAGCCTTCGTAGAAATCGGCCGCCAGCACAACATTACCATCAAGACCTGTGTGGAAAACGCCGCCCTTGCGGAATTCGGCGCAGACTGCAGCGGATGTTCCACACCCGCAGTTTTTGAGCAAGCCTTGGGTTTACTACAGCATGGCCTCACTTTCTCGCCACCGAAAAAGAAATACGCCCGCGAGGAATGTTCCGCCTGCGTGGTAGGCGGCGACATCGGCAACTACAGCAACTGTCCCCACCTCTGCAGATACTGCTACGCCAACTACGGCAAGGGCCAAGTGCTAAGCAAGCATAATATGCACGACCCCGACTCACCACTCCTTATCGGGAATGTGAAGCCAGACGAAATCATCCACCAGGCAAAACAAATTTCCTGGATAAAGAAAAAGCCCAGCGTTCAGCCGGACTTATTCCAATAA
- the fliB gene encoding flagellin lysine-N-methylase, with the protein MILRTPLFYPQFHCIADKCTDTCCVGWEIDIDEATLAKYRQYSKTGADQARKAFGKKLLENIEDGHFKLLPGDRCPFLKENGLCDMICHLGVNGTDLDESGESILSNICREHPRFVEVYGDIMEKGLGLCCEEAVRLLLTSPCHPRPDRGSSLLPLIESEIDEAPDEMPEGVEEARDAIFQERETIFGILNNKSIPLNQRLLEVLDFAVAVSDYEEPEEPSLSEQAIHQTWIEILGEGESFGPAWDAAYERMIRKGWPTTCHCEHSEAFAFSDDDGARIVAYLIFRYYAKSLFDGDGLTKVQFAIYFWIMLKQFGEELSADSPAGASDLTRKINAVKLLSKQTEYSEEIMEILADNFFQNEVFCPGQFRNIISRMSSST; encoded by the coding sequence ATGATCCTGCGAACCCCACTTTTCTACCCCCAATTCCACTGCATCGCCGACAAATGCACCGACACTTGTTGCGTAGGCTGGGAAATCGACATTGACGAGGCCACGCTGGCTAAATACCGCCAGTATTCAAAAACAGGCGCGGATCAGGCCCGCAAGGCCTTCGGAAAAAAACTTCTGGAAAATATTGAGGATGGGCACTTCAAGCTTTTGCCGGGAGACCGCTGTCCTTTCTTAAAAGAAAACGGTCTCTGCGACATGATTTGCCATCTGGGAGTCAACGGCACCGATCTGGACGAATCCGGAGAAAGCATTCTCAGCAATATCTGCCGAGAACACCCCCGCTTCGTGGAAGTCTACGGCGACATTATGGAAAAAGGCCTAGGCCTCTGCTGCGAAGAAGCGGTAAGACTATTGCTGACCTCCCCGTGTCATCCCCGACCTGATCGGGGATCTAGCCTTCTCCCTCTTATCGAAAGCGAAATAGACGAAGCCCCAGATGAAATGCCAGAAGGCGTAGAAGAAGCCCGCGACGCCATCTTCCAGGAACGTGAAACTATTTTCGGGATCCTTAATAATAAGAGCATCCCTCTGAATCAGCGCCTCCTCGAAGTTCTAGACTTCGCCGTAGCCGTCTCCGACTATGAAGAACCGGAAGAGCCCAGTCTCTCCGAACAGGCCATACATCAGACGTGGATTGAAATTCTGGGCGAAGGGGAAAGTTTTGGACCAGCCTGGGATGCCGCCTACGAACGCATGATTCGCAAAGGCTGGCCCACCACATGTCATTGCGAGCATAGCGAAGCATTCGCTTTCTCAGACGATGACGGCGCACGTATTGTAGCCTACCTGATTTTCCGCTATTACGCCAAGAGCCTTTTTGACGGTGACGGGCTGACCAAAGTCCAGTTCGCCATTTACTTCTGGATTATGCTGAAACAATTCGGTGAAGAACTTTCCGCAGATTCACCCGCAGGTGCATCGGATCTTACCCGCAAAATCAACGCCGTAAAACTTCTGAGCAAACAGACGGAATACTCCGAAGAGATTATGGAAATCCTGGCGGATAATTTCTTCCAGAACGAAGTATTCTGTCCGGGTCAATTCCGTAATATTATATCCCGCATGTCATCCTCGACCTGA
- a CDS encoding division/cell wall cluster transcriptional repressor MraZ, whose amino-acid sequence MNERKRFIGQAKSAIDGKGRCAFPREFRRQLTAEDGTEFVLTLWADGRLRLFVPSEYESFMNELDQWSDRELAEQFRLGLRSSLVELDGQNRILLPKDKIQYAELTNSITFVEYRGKSLELWNTDKYEAKLASQTEEAKALFNKLCFNAGFAGGSNVQK is encoded by the coding sequence ATGAACGAACGTAAACGTTTTATAGGTCAAGCCAAGTCGGCTATCGACGGAAAGGGTAGGTGCGCCTTCCCTCGGGAATTCCGTCGTCAATTGACCGCAGAAGACGGTACGGAGTTCGTATTGACTTTATGGGCAGACGGAAGACTTCGTTTGTTCGTACCGTCAGAATACGAGTCGTTCATGAACGAGTTGGATCAATGGTCCGACCGCGAACTAGCAGAACAATTCAGACTGGGACTCCGTTCCTCCCTGGTGGAGCTGGACGGCCAGAATCGAATCTTGCTTCCTAAGGACAAGATTCAGTATGCCGAATTGACGAACAGCATTACTTTCGTCGAATACCGCGGCAAGTCTCTGGAATTGTGGAACACAGACAAGTACGAGGCCAAGCTTGCTTCTCAGACCGAAGAAGCTAAGGCTCTATTCAACAAGCTCTGTTTTAATGCTGGTTTTGCGGGGGGATCGAATGTCCAAAAATGA
- the rsmH gene encoding 16S rRNA (cytosine(1402)-N(4))-methyltransferase RsmH codes for MSKNDPQVKSLHTNEISAAAIAGVEGGVFYHDPVMLMQCLQGLRIEAGSELNKANDVLADGTFVDCTLGGGGHSYAIATRLSAAGTLHAFDRDDDAVKFATKRLAGVAPKFIVHPVPFGKLGEEIEVDSLDGVLYDLGISSHQVDDSSRGFTFVGNNPLDLRMDRREEVSAQEWLRTVSADDLAEALRKNADMDRAFKLATRIIEVAKATGDAGRDILPSDIKEVVEAVFPDKRRDANSLLARVFQAVRMEVNGELRQIEDSIRAAVNCLKVGGRLVVMSYHSVEDRCVKDTCAEFEKACICPEHLPVCMCGGNHQRLKKVNRKPILPTNDEIAKNSRARSAKLRVYEKV; via the coding sequence ATGTCCAAAAATGATCCTCAAGTAAAATCCTTACATACAAATGAAATTTCTGCGGCTGCAATTGCAGGCGTTGAAGGCGGCGTATTCTATCACGATCCCGTCATGCTCATGCAGTGCCTGCAGGGCTTGCGTATTGAAGCGGGTTCCGAGCTGAACAAGGCAAACGACGTGCTTGCCGACGGAACTTTCGTGGACTGCACCCTGGGCGGTGGCGGTCATTCCTACGCTATTGCAACTCGCCTTTCTGCTGCTGGCACCTTGCACGCTTTTGATCGCGACGATGACGCCGTGAAGTTTGCTACCAAGCGCTTGGCTGGTGTAGCTCCCAAGTTTATTGTTCATCCGGTTCCTTTTGGTAAGCTGGGCGAAGAAATTGAAGTGGATTCTCTGGATGGTGTCCTTTATGATTTGGGCATCAGCAGCCATCAGGTGGATGATTCCTCTCGTGGCTTCACTTTCGTTGGCAACAATCCGCTGGATCTCCGTATGGATCGTCGCGAAGAAGTTTCCGCACAGGAATGGCTCCGTACGGTTTCCGCAGACGACCTGGCAGAAGCTCTCCGCAAGAATGCCGATATGGATCGTGCCTTCAAACTGGCTACCCGCATTATTGAAGTGGCTAAGGCTACTGGTGACGCTGGCCGCGATATTCTTCCCAGCGACATTAAGGAAGTGGTGGAAGCGGTTTTCCCGGATAAGCGTCGCGATGCCAACAGCTTGCTCGCTCGCGTGTTCCAGGCTGTTCGTATGGAAGTGAATGGCGAACTCCGCCAGATTGAAGACAGCATCCGTGCTGCGGTAAACTGCCTCAAGGTGGGCGGTCGTCTGGTAGTTATGAGTTATCACTCTGTGGAAGACCGCTGCGTCAAGGATACTTGTGCTGAATTTGAAAAGGCATGCATTTGTCCGGAACATTTGCCGGTATGCATGTGTGGTGGTAACCATCAACGTTTGAAGAAGGTGAATCGCAAGCCGATTCTCCCGACCAATGACGAAATCGCAAAGAACAGCAGAGCTCGCTCTGCAAAACTGAGAGTGTACGAGAAGGTATGA